One genomic segment of Aquamicrobium lusatiense includes these proteins:
- a CDS encoding DMT family transporter: protein MKQNPYLLLAAATLFWAGNSVAGKMAVGHVSPMFLNAIRWGIVLVVLAVAGRREIMADWPVIRQHKWYLLAMGAIGFTIFSAALYSALLYTSATNASIEQGGIPLLVFIFSYLLYGTRTTLAQFGGFVLSFAGIILTATHGEPERILQLDVNFGDALMIIAILTYGFYTAALRRKPQLHWMSLMAALCAGAFISALPLLWAEMAAGALILPDATGWAIIAYVLLFPSLLSQIFYIRGVEIIGGNRAGLFINLLPVWGALLAVVILGEEFQAYHAIALVLVLSGVLVAEWDGRRRASGART, encoded by the coding sequence ATGAAACAGAACCCTTATCTCCTGCTGGCGGCAGCCACATTGTTCTGGGCGGGAAATTCCGTTGCAGGCAAGATGGCGGTCGGCCATGTGTCGCCGATGTTCCTCAACGCCATCCGCTGGGGCATCGTGCTGGTTGTTCTGGCTGTTGCCGGGCGCCGCGAGATCATGGCGGACTGGCCCGTCATCCGCCAGCACAAATGGTACCTGCTGGCCATGGGCGCCATCGGGTTCACCATTTTCAGCGCGGCGCTCTACAGCGCGCTCCTCTACACCTCCGCCACCAATGCCAGCATCGAGCAGGGCGGCATCCCCCTGCTAGTCTTCATCTTCAGCTACCTGCTCTATGGCACCCGCACCACGCTTGCCCAGTTCGGCGGCTTCGTGCTGTCGTTCGCGGGCATCATACTCACCGCCACGCATGGCGAACCGGAGCGGATCCTGCAGCTCGACGTCAACTTCGGCGACGCCCTCATGATCATCGCCATCCTGACCTACGGCTTCTACACCGCCGCCCTGCGGCGCAAGCCGCAGCTTCACTGGATGAGCCTGATGGCGGCGCTGTGCGCGGGCGCGTTCATCAGCGCCCTGCCCCTGCTCTGGGCGGAAATGGCGGCCGGAGCGCTGATCCTGCCCGATGCCACGGGCTGGGCGATCATCGCCTATGTCCTGCTGTTCCCGTCGCTGCTGTCGCAGATCTTCTACATACGCGGCGTCGAGATCATCGGCGGCAACCGCGCCGGCCTGTTCATCAACCTTTTGCCGGTCTGGGGCGCACTGCTGGCAGTCGTCATCCTCGGCGAGGAATTTCAGGCCTATCACGCCATTGCGCTGGTTCTGGTGCTGTCGGGGGTGCTCGTCGCCGAGTGGGACGGACGCCGCCGGGCCTCGGGCGCCCGGACGTAA
- the serA gene encoding phosphoglycerate dehydrogenase yields MAPRVLVSDKLSPTAVQIFKDRGVEVDYLPDLGKDKEKLLEVIGQYDGLAIRSATKVTEKLIAAATNLKVVGRAGIGVDNVDIPAASRRGIIVMNTPFGNSITTAEHAVALMFAVARQLPEANASTHAGKWEKNRFMGVEITGKTLGIIGAGNIGSIVATRAVGLKMHVVAFDPFLSESRAEELGVEKVELEELLARADFITLHTPLTDKTRNIINAESIAKMKDGVRIINCARGGLIVEADLIAALKSGKVAGAGIDVFEVEPATDNELFNMENVVCTPHLGASTSEAQENVALQVAEQMSDYLVKGAVSNAINMPSITAEEAPRLKPFVKLAEVLGAFVGQVTEDPIKEVEILFDGSTATMNTRALISAALAGLIRPQVADVNMVSAPIMVKERGIIVAEVKRDKSGVFDGYIRLTVKTEHQERSIAGTCFSDGKPRFIQIKGINLDAEVGQHMLYTTNADAPGIIGLLGTLCGKHEVNIANFALGRNRPGGDAIALLYLDAPFPEDALAEVRAHEKIDSAKRLQFDVNGL; encoded by the coding sequence ATGGCGCCCCGCGTACTCGTTTCCGACAAGCTTTCTCCTACCGCCGTCCAGATCTTCAAGGATCGCGGCGTCGAGGTCGATTACCTGCCCGATCTCGGCAAGGACAAGGAAAAGCTTCTCGAAGTCATCGGCCAGTATGATGGCCTTGCCATCCGCTCGGCCACCAAGGTGACGGAAAAGCTGATCGCCGCCGCGACCAATTTGAAGGTTGTCGGCCGCGCCGGCATCGGCGTCGACAATGTCGACATTCCGGCCGCCTCGCGTCGCGGTATCATCGTGATGAACACGCCGTTCGGCAACTCCATCACCACCGCCGAGCATGCCGTTGCGCTGATGTTCGCCGTGGCCCGCCAGCTGCCGGAAGCCAATGCTTCCACCCATGCCGGCAAGTGGGAGAAGAACCGCTTCATGGGCGTCGAGATCACCGGCAAGACGCTGGGCATCATCGGCGCCGGCAATATCGGCTCGATCGTGGCGACCCGCGCCGTCGGCCTGAAGATGCATGTGGTGGCCTTCGACCCGTTCCTCTCCGAAAGCCGCGCCGAAGAGCTGGGCGTCGAGAAGGTGGAACTTGAAGAGCTGCTGGCCCGCGCCGACTTCATCACCCTGCACACGCCGCTGACCGACAAGACCCGCAACATCATCAACGCCGAATCCATTGCGAAGATGAAGGACGGCGTGCGCATCATCAATTGCGCCCGCGGCGGCCTGATCGTCGAGGCCGACCTTATCGCCGCGCTGAAGAGCGGCAAGGTGGCGGGCGCCGGCATCGACGTGTTCGAGGTCGAGCCGGCGACGGACAACGAGCTGTTCAACATGGAAAACGTGGTCTGCACGCCGCATCTGGGCGCTTCGACCTCGGAAGCTCAGGAGAATGTCGCCCTGCAGGTTGCCGAGCAGATGTCGGACTATCTGGTCAAGGGCGCGGTTTCCAACGCCATCAACATGCCCTCGATCACCGCCGAGGAAGCGCCACGCCTCAAGCCGTTCGTGAAGCTTGCCGAAGTGCTGGGCGCGTTCGTCGGTCAGGTCACGGAAGATCCGATCAAGGAAGTCGAGATCCTTTTTGACGGTTCGACCGCAACGATGAACACCAGGGCGCTGATCAGTGCTGCCCTTGCCGGCCTGATCCGCCCGCAGGTGGCCGATGTGAACATGGTGTCGGCACCGATCATGGTGAAGGAGCGCGGCATCATCGTCGCCGAGGTCAAGCGCGACAAGTCCGGCGTCTTCGACGGCTATATCAGGCTGACGGTGAAGACCGAGCATCAGGAGCGTTCGATCGCCGGGACCTGCTTTTCCGACGGCAAGCCGCGCTTCATACAGATCAAGGGCATCAATCTCGATGCCGAGGTCGGCCAGCACATGCTCTACACGACCAATGCCGATGCGCCCGGCATTATCGGTCTCCTGGGCACGCTGTGCGGCAAGCATGAGGTCAACATCGCCAACTTCGCGCTGGGCCGCAACCGCCCCGGCGGCGATGCGATCGCGCTGCTCTATCTCGATGCGCCGTTCCCGGAAGATGCTCTGGCCGAGGTGCGCGCGCACGAAAAGATCGATTCGGCCAAGCGCCTGCAGTTCGACGTCAACGGTCTGTAG
- a CDS encoding phosphoserine transaminase yields the protein MTALPLPDKRPANPRFSSGPCAKRPGWSLEALADAALGRSHRAKLGKNKLAEAIDLTREILQVPADYRIGIVPASDTGAVEMALWSLLGPRGVDLVAWESFGAGWVTDVVKQLKLPDIRRIEAPYGELPDLAQIDFDRDVVFTWNGTTSGVRVANGDFIPADRQGLTICDATSAAFAQRLDFAKLDVVTFSWQKVLGGEGAHGMLILSPRAVERLESYVPAWPMPKLFRMTKGGKLIEGIFKGETINTPSMLALEDYLDALRWAKEIGGLDALVARADANFAVVDRFVETSDWLANLATDPATRSNTSVCLSIVDPDIAALDADGQAAFAKGVVALLDKQGVAYDIGHYRDAPPGLRIWCGATVETSDLEALMPWLDWAFAQQKATLKAAA from the coding sequence ATGACAGCACTGCCTCTGCCGGACAAGCGTCCGGCCAATCCCCGTTTTTCCTCTGGTCCCTGCGCGAAGCGTCCCGGTTGGTCGCTCGAAGCGCTTGCCGATGCCGCGCTCGGGCGCTCGCATCGAGCAAAGCTTGGCAAGAACAAGCTGGCCGAGGCCATCGATCTTACCCGTGAAATTCTGCAGGTTCCGGCCGATTACCGCATCGGCATCGTTCCTGCCTCCGATACCGGCGCCGTCGAGATGGCGCTGTGGTCGCTGCTCGGTCCGCGCGGCGTCGATCTGGTCGCCTGGGAATCCTTCGGCGCCGGCTGGGTGACCGATGTGGTCAAGCAGCTGAAGCTTCCCGACATCCGCAGGATCGAGGCGCCCTATGGCGAGCTGCCGGACCTTGCGCAGATCGATTTCGACCGCGATGTGGTCTTCACATGGAACGGCACCACATCCGGCGTGCGCGTGGCCAATGGCGATTTCATTCCCGCCGACCGTCAGGGCCTGACGATCTGCGACGCGACTTCGGCGGCTTTCGCACAGCGTCTCGATTTCGCGAAGCTCGATGTCGTGACCTTCTCCTGGCAGAAGGTGCTGGGCGGCGAGGGCGCGCACGGCATGCTGATCCTGTCGCCCCGCGCTGTCGAGCGGCTGGAAAGCTACGTGCCCGCCTGGCCGATGCCGAAGCTCTTCCGCATGACCAAGGGCGGCAAGCTGATCGAAGGCATCTTCAAGGGCGAGACCATCAACACGCCGTCCATGCTGGCGCTCGAGGACTATCTCGACGCGCTGCGCTGGGCGAAGGAGATCGGCGGACTGGATGCGCTGGTCGCCCGCGCCGACGCCAATTTCGCCGTTGTCGACCGCTTCGTGGAAACGTCGGACTGGCTCGCCAATCTCGCCACCGATCCGGCAACGCGCTCGAACACGTCCGTATGCCTGTCGATCGTCGATCCCGACATCGCAGCGCTCGACGCGGATGGTCAGGCGGCCTTCGCCAAGGGGGTGGTCGCGCTGCTCGACAAGCAGGGCGTCGCCTATGACATCGGCCACTATCGCGATGCCCCTCCGGGCCTTCGCATCTGGTGCGGCGCGACTGTCGAGACCTCCGATCTCGAAGCGCTGATGCCATGGCTCGACTGGGCCTTCGCCCAGCAGAAGGCGACGCTGAAGGCCGCTGCCTGA
- a CDS encoding outer membrane protein: protein MKLNTCIALALATAPLALLTAAASAADYDPPIFVEEAPEYVPVEIGSGWYLRGDVAYLPEESYKHVNFDSTVFSFSEKEKPVFASLGFGYHFNDYLRGDVNIGWLPGNKTDAWGTDGTADLTARVKNNAWTAMVNGYVDLGTYVGITPYVGAGIGVMQSRSSASYSYTDPTGILAASGKKSEYSFAYSLAAGAAYKLTDNLVLDVGYQYLSSPDAEYFSLDGTSGISQHKGIDNHQIKVGLRYDLW from the coding sequence ATGAAGCTGAACACTTGCATCGCGCTGGCGCTGGCAACGGCCCCGCTTGCTCTTCTGACGGCTGCCGCATCGGCGGCCGATTACGATCCGCCGATCTTTGTGGAAGAAGCGCCGGAATATGTTCCCGTCGAGATCGGTTCAGGCTGGTATCTGCGCGGCGATGTGGCCTATCTTCCCGAGGAAAGCTACAAGCACGTCAATTTCGATTCCACGGTTTTCAGCTTTTCCGAAAAGGAAAAGCCCGTCTTCGCCAGCCTCGGCTTCGGCTACCATTTCAACGACTATCTGCGCGGCGACGTGAACATCGGCTGGCTTCCCGGCAACAAAACCGATGCATGGGGCACCGACGGCACCGCCGATCTGACGGCGCGGGTCAAGAACAACGCCTGGACGGCGATGGTCAACGGCTATGTCGATCTCGGCACCTATGTCGGCATCACCCCCTATGTCGGGGCCGGCATCGGCGTGATGCAGTCGCGCAGCAGCGCGTCGTACAGCTACACCGATCCTACCGGAATACTTGCCGCTTCGGGGAAGAAGAGCGAATATTCTTTCGCCTATTCGCTTGCTGCCGGCGCAGCCTACAAGCTGACGGACAATCTGGTTCTGGATGTCGGCTACCAGTATCTGTCTTCGCCCGATGCGGAGTATTTCTCGCTGGATGGCACCTCCGGTATTTCCCAGCACAAGGGCATCGACAACCATCAGATCAAGGTCGGCCTGCGCTACGACCTGTGGTGA
- a CDS encoding outer membrane protein codes for MFSFARKAVLAGIGAGLVAGFAGPSLAADITDEPLVIRDPAPVVYEEQGSYSGWYIRGDVDYHWSKFRGADYITYGASPGTGSFDHHKLKGAMSAGIGAGYQFDNRFRTDLTLDWLAKSKFRGGTSGWCGASQCTSVDTTSYSALLLLANAYVDLGTWHRITPYVGGGIGGAHVKWDKLDNTICDDPNNPGCSTTTHGGKKGWRFAYSLAAGASYCLTKNLDLDVGYRFTRIEGGKMFDYAGPAGGIGAGPGHDKGLNNHEVRGGLRYTFGEGSGRCEEPQTVVYEPEPIYTK; via the coding sequence ATGTTCAGCTTCGCAAGGAAAGCTGTTTTGGCCGGCATCGGGGCGGGCCTGGTAGCTGGTTTCGCCGGTCCTTCACTGGCAGCGGACATTACGGACGAGCCGCTGGTGATCCGCGATCCAGCGCCGGTGGTTTATGAAGAGCAGGGCAGCTACAGCGGCTGGTACATCCGCGGCGACGTGGACTACCACTGGTCGAAATTCCGCGGCGCCGATTACATCACCTATGGCGCCAGTCCGGGCACAGGCAGCTTCGATCATCATAAGCTCAAAGGCGCCATGTCGGCGGGCATCGGCGCCGGTTATCAGTTCGACAACCGTTTCCGCACCGATCTGACACTCGACTGGCTGGCCAAGTCGAAGTTCCGCGGCGGCACGAGTGGCTGGTGCGGCGCCAGCCAGTGCACCTCTGTCGACACCACCTCCTATTCGGCGCTGCTTCTGCTGGCCAATGCCTATGTCGACCTCGGCACCTGGCACAGGATAACGCCCTATGTGGGCGGCGGCATCGGCGGCGCCCATGTGAAATGGGACAAGCTCGACAACACCATCTGCGACGACCCGAACAATCCGGGTTGCTCCACCACGACGCATGGCGGAAAGAAGGGCTGGCGCTTCGCCTATTCGCTTGCTGCCGGCGCATCCTACTGCCTGACGAAGAATCTCGACCTCGATGTCGGTTATCGCTTCACCCGCATCGAAGGCGGCAAGATGTTCGACTATGCCGGGCCAGCCGGCGGCATCGGCGCGGGTCCCGGGCACGACAAGGGCCTGAACAACCATGAGGTTCGTGGCGGTCTGCGCTACACCTTCGGCGAGGGATCTGGTCGTTGCGAAGAGCCGCAGACGGTCGTCTACGAGCCGGAGCCGATCTACACCAAGTAG
- the glmM gene encoding phosphoglucosamine mutase has product MARYFGTDGIRGQANKFPMTAEIAMRVGMAAGLSFQRGSHRHRVVLGKDTRLSGYMIENAMVAGLCAAGMDVFLLGPIPTPAVAMLVRSLRADMGVMISASHNPFQDNGIKLFGPDGYKLSDKIEGRIESLLDNGVDMALADPEGLGRAKRVDGVHDRYIEFAKRTLPRSMSLSGLRIVIDCANGAAYKVAPAALWELGADVISINDDPNGFNINKECGSTHPAGLQNKVHEVRADIGIALDGDADRVVIVDEKGEIVDGDQIMALIAESWHQSGRLTGNGVVSTIMSNLGLERFLTGLKLDLHRTKVGDRYVVEHMRANGLNVGGEQSGHIVLSDFSTTGDGLVSALQVLACIKRLNKPVSEVAKKFEPVPQLLKNVRISGGAPLEEKQVQEAIEEGRNRLGEGGRVVIRPSGTEPLIRVMAEGDDAKLVESVVDDIVQVLSQVRSAA; this is encoded by the coding sequence ATGGCACGTTACTTCGGCACCGACGGTATTCGCGGGCAGGCCAACAAATTTCCGATGACGGCGGAGATTGCCATGCGTGTGGGCATGGCGGCGGGTCTGTCGTTCCAGCGCGGCAGCCATCGCCATCGCGTCGTGCTCGGCAAGGACACGCGGCTTTCCGGCTACATGATCGAAAACGCCATGGTGGCCGGTCTGTGTGCGGCCGGCATGGATGTCTTCCTGCTCGGCCCCATTCCGACACCGGCCGTCGCCATGCTGGTGCGATCCCTGCGCGCCGACATGGGCGTCATGATCTCGGCATCGCACAATCCCTTTCAGGACAATGGTATCAAGCTGTTCGGGCCTGACGGCTACAAGCTTTCCGACAAGATCGAGGGGCGCATCGAATCACTGCTCGACAATGGTGTCGACATGGCGCTTGCCGACCCGGAGGGCCTTGGCCGGGCCAAGCGTGTCGACGGTGTCCATGACCGCTATATCGAATTTGCCAAGCGCACCCTGCCGCGTTCCATGTCCCTGTCGGGTCTGCGCATCGTCATCGACTGCGCCAATGGCGCTGCCTACAAGGTCGCCCCGGCCGCGCTGTGGGAACTGGGCGCCGACGTCATCTCGATCAATGACGATCCCAACGGTTTCAACATCAACAAGGAATGTGGCTCGACGCATCCCGCGGGCCTGCAAAACAAGGTCCACGAAGTGCGCGCCGATATCGGTATCGCGCTCGACGGCGACGCCGACCGGGTGGTGATCGTCGATGAAAAGGGCGAGATCGTCGATGGCGACCAGATCATGGCGCTTATCGCTGAATCCTGGCATCAGAGCGGCCGCCTCACCGGCAACGGCGTGGTTTCCACCATCATGTCCAATCTCGGTCTGGAGCGTTTTCTCACCGGACTGAAACTTGACCTCCACCGCACCAAGGTCGGCGACCGCTATGTGGTCGAGCATATGCGCGCCAACGGCCTGAATGTGGGCGGCGAGCAGTCCGGCCATATTGTTCTGTCCGATTTCTCCACCACCGGCGACGGGCTGGTTTCCGCCCTGCAGGTTCTGGCCTGCATCAAGCGGCTGAACAAGCCGGTCAGCGAAGTGGCGAAGAAGTTCGAGCCGGTGCCGCAGCTGCTCAAGAATGTGCGTATCTCCGGCGGCGCGCCGCTGGAGGAGAAGCAGGTTCAGGAAGCCATCGAAGAAGGACGTAACCGGCTTGGAGAGGGTGGTCGCGTGGTCATCCGGCCATCCGGAACCGAGCCTCTCATCCGCGTCATGGCAGAAGGCGATGACGCGAAGCTGGTGGAATCCGTGGTCGACGACATCGTGCAGGTTCTCTCCCAGGTGCGCAGCGCAGCCTGA
- the ftsH gene encoding ATP-dependent zinc metalloprotease FtsH has protein sequence MNPNYRNLALWAIIAVLLIALFNLFQTPQTRGAATDIPYSQFLQDVQSGRVKTVTIAGDRISGSYGDSASGFQTYSPGDPSLVSKLEAKGVTINARPETDGSNTLFGYLLSWLPMILILGVWIFFMRQMQSGSGRAMGFGKSKAKLLTEAHGRVTFADVAGVDEAKQDLEEIVEFLRDPQKFQRLGGKIPRGVLLVGPPGTGKTLLARSVAGEANVPFFTISGSDFVEMFVGVGASRVRDMFDQAKKNSPCIIFIDEIDAVGRHRGAGLGGGNDEREQTLNQLLVEMDGFESNESIILIAATNRPDVLDPALLRPGRFDRQVVVPNPDIVGREKILKVHVRNVPLAPNVDLKVLARGTPGFSGADLMNLVNEAALMAARRNKRLVTMAEFEDAKDKIMMGAERRSSAMTQAEKELTAYHEAGHAILALNVPSADPLHKATIIPRGRALGMVMQLPEGDRYSMSYKYMISRLAIMMGGRVAEELKFGKENITSGASSDIEQATKLARAMVTRWGFSDKLGHVAYGDNQEEVFLGHSVARTQNISEETAQIIDAEVRRLIEEAYTTAMNVLTKKKKDWIALAEGLLEYETLSGDEIRDLLAGNKPSRDLGDDTPTSRGSAVPKAGGTAKGKKKGPEPEGGMEPQPQN, from the coding sequence ATGAATCCGAACTACCGCAACCTTGCGCTCTGGGCGATCATAGCGGTTCTGCTTATCGCTCTCTTCAATCTGTTCCAGACGCCGCAGACGCGCGGAGCCGCGACCGACATTCCCTATTCGCAGTTCCTGCAGGATGTTCAGTCGGGCCGCGTCAAGACCGTGACCATCGCCGGCGACCGCATCAGCGGTTCCTACGGCGACAGCGCTTCCGGTTTCCAGACCTATTCGCCGGGCGATCCGTCGCTGGTTTCAAAGCTTGAGGCCAAGGGCGTGACCATCAATGCGCGCCCGGAGACCGACGGTTCCAACACGCTTTTCGGCTATCTCCTGTCGTGGCTGCCGATGATCCTGATCCTCGGCGTGTGGATTTTCTTCATGCGCCAGATGCAGTCCGGTTCCGGCCGCGCCATGGGTTTCGGCAAGTCCAAGGCCAAGCTTCTGACCGAGGCGCATGGCCGCGTCACCTTCGCCGATGTGGCGGGCGTGGACGAGGCCAAGCAGGATCTTGAGGAAATCGTCGAGTTCCTGCGCGATCCGCAGAAATTCCAGCGTCTCGGCGGCAAGATTCCGCGCGGCGTGCTGCTCGTCGGCCCTCCCGGCACCGGCAAGACGCTGCTGGCGCGCTCGGTTGCGGGTGAAGCCAATGTGCCATTCTTCACCATTTCCGGCTCGGATTTCGTTGAAATGTTCGTGGGCGTCGGCGCAAGCCGCGTGCGCGACATGTTCGACCAGGCCAAGAAGAACTCGCCCTGCATCATCTTCATCGACGAAATCGATGCGGTGGGTCGTCATCGCGGCGCCGGTCTCGGCGGCGGCAATGACGAGCGCGAGCAGACGCTGAACCAGCTTCTGGTCGAGATGGACGGTTTTGAGTCCAACGAATCGATCATCCTGATCGCCGCCACCAACCGTCCCGACGTGCTCGACCCGGCTCTGCTGCGTCCCGGCCGTTTCGACCGGCAGGTCGTGGTGCCGAACCCCGACATCGTCGGCCGCGAGAAGATCCTCAAGGTGCATGTGCGCAACGTGCCGCTGGCGCCGAATGTCGATCTTAAGGTGCTGGCACGCGGTACGCCCGGCTTCTCCGGCGCGGACCTGATGAACCTCGTCAACGAAGCGGCGCTGATGGCGGCGCGGCGCAACAAGCGCCTCGTCACCATGGCCGAGTTCGAGGACGCCAAGGACAAGATCATGATGGGCGCGGAGCGCCGCTCCTCGGCCATGACGCAGGCCGAGAAGGAGCTGACCGCCTATCACGAGGCCGGCCACGCCATTCTGGCGCTCAATGTTCCGTCCGCCGATCCGCTGCACAAGGCGACCATCATTCCACGCGGCCGTGCGCTCGGCATGGTCATGCAGCTGCCCGAGGGCGACCGCTACTCGATGAGCTACAAATACATGATCTCGCGTCTGGCGATCATGATGGGTGGCCGCGTGGCGGAAGAACTCAAGTTCGGCAAGGAAAACATCACCTCCGGCGCATCTTCGGACATCGAGCAGGCGACCAAGCTCGCCCGTGCCATGGTCACGCGCTGGGGCTTCTCCGACAAGCTCGGCCATGTTGCCTATGGCGACAATCAGGAAGAGGTGTTCCTCGGCCATTCGGTCGCGCGCACCCAGAATATCTCGGAAGAGACCGCGCAGATCATCGATGCCGAAGTTCGCCGCCTGATCGAGGAAGCCTACACCACTGCGATGAATGTCCTGACCAAGAAGAAGAAGGACTGGATCGCGCTGGCGGAAGGGCTGCTCGAATACGAGACGCTTTCCGGCGACGAGATCAGGGACCTGCTGGCCGGAAACAAGCCTTCGCGCGATCTGGGCGACGATACGCCGACCAGCCGCGGCTCGGCCGTGCCCAAGGCCGGCGGCACCGCGAAAGGCAAGAAGAAGGGTCCGGAGCCGGAAGGCGGCATGGAACCCCAGCCGCAGAACTGA
- the tilS gene encoding tRNA lysidine(34) synthetase TilS — protein sequence MLTLEAEPDHEARLFFDLDLSRGAVVAISGGSDSTALLFLLNDFCRRHRPHARLVAVTVDHALRPASHDEALKVGALCASLGIEHRIRVWEGQKPKTGLLAAARDARYDLLAGVARDKGIPMVLTGHTANDQAETVTMRLERRDVVDATERGLAGMAPFTLFDGDIWIVRPLLRMRREALRAMLRTRGAGWMDDPTNEDHSYERPRVRAALGEPGIAAALKVAEAAGRNRSDLDARAASLIRRHASRPARGLFRLHPAFADEEDRAAAIHALRLLLSTIGGLPMLPDEAAVTSLLEALGKGGSHRATLARVLVDARRTGIFLLREARGLPAPLRAVDGMLWDGRFRVSMRKTAAASVIRAGAVLSRGKPVAGTLPDPFPLPDVPVSLVRAALAAEPEVDCAGENVALMPVIAPFARFLPGFDVQSAGILAELAMASPLPPLPLPNAAV from the coding sequence GTGCTGACGCTGGAAGCAGAACCGGACCACGAAGCCCGCCTTTTTTTTGATCTCGATCTGTCACGCGGTGCGGTCGTGGCAATTTCGGGCGGCAGCGATTCCACCGCACTTCTCTTTCTTCTCAACGATTTTTGCCGCAGGCATCGGCCGCACGCGAGGCTCGTCGCGGTAACGGTCGATCACGCCCTGCGCCCCGCCTCTCATGACGAGGCGTTGAAAGTCGGCGCTCTGTGCGCTTCGCTCGGCATCGAACATCGAATTCGCGTGTGGGAGGGCCAGAAGCCCAAGACGGGCCTTCTCGCCGCCGCGCGCGATGCGCGTTACGACCTGCTGGCCGGGGTTGCCCGCGACAAAGGCATCCCGATGGTGCTGACAGGCCACACGGCCAACGATCAGGCCGAGACCGTGACCATGCGGCTGGAGCGCCGCGACGTCGTTGACGCAACGGAGCGCGGGCTTGCCGGCATGGCCCCTTTTACCCTGTTCGACGGAGATATCTGGATCGTCCGGCCTTTGCTTCGCATGCGCCGCGAGGCTCTACGCGCCATGTTGCGGACAAGAGGTGCCGGCTGGATGGACGATCCCACCAATGAGGACCATAGCTATGAGCGGCCCCGCGTGCGTGCCGCCCTCGGTGAGCCCGGCATCGCTGCGGCCCTGAAGGTGGCAGAGGCGGCAGGCAGGAACCGAAGCGATCTCGATGCGCGCGCGGCCAGTCTGATCCGCCGCCATGCCTCCCGCCCCGCCCGGGGACTTTTCAGGCTGCATCCCGCTTTCGCGGACGAAGAAGATCGCGCTGCCGCTATCCATGCGCTGCGTCTGTTGCTGTCGACCATCGGCGGTCTTCCCATGCTGCCGGACGAGGCGGCTGTCACCTCTTTGCTGGAGGCGCTGGGGAAGGGCGGTTCGCATCGCGCGACGCTGGCGCGGGTTCTGGTCGATGCAAGACGGACCGGCATTTTCCTGCTGCGCGAGGCGCGCGGCCTGCCGGCGCCCCTGCGGGCAGTGGACGGAATGCTCTGGGATGGACGCTTCAGGGTTAGCATGCGGAAAACGGCCGCTGCTTCGGTCATTCGCGCGGGCGCGGTCCTTTCCAGGGGCAAACCCGTCGCCGGAACTCTGCCAGACCCATTTCCGCTCCCTGATGTGCCGGTGAGCCTCGTGCGTGCGGCCCTCGCCGCCGAGCCGGAGGTGGATTGCGCCGGAGAAAATGTCGCACTCATGCCAGTGATTGCGCCTTTCGCCCGTTTTTTGCCGGGTTTCGATGTTCAGTCGGCCGGGATTCTGGCAGAACTTGCAATGGCATCGCCGCTTCCTCCGCTGCCTTTGCCGAACGCAGCGGTTTAG